The Deltaproteobacteria bacterium genome segment AGATACCCTTAGATATACCCCTCTCCTTCTCCAAACCCAATCACCACCCCATCTGTTCATCCCAAAAGTTTTATGCTAAAACAAAGAAGGCGGGAGGGCCAAAAAAGAGAAGTAAAAAATACGGAAAGTGTTACTAATATGATCTGAAAAACAAATCCGTCCCGACTTAATTTTCCGGTTCTGCATCTGTGTCTTCTGCATCTATCTTTTCGGTGTCCTGCTGGGAACTGTCTCTTTTATTAAATCGCCGCTGTATTTTCTCTTCCTGCTTTTTCTTGCGGGACAGCTCTTTTCTCCGTTTTTCCCCTCTATACGTTCCAGTTCGCTTTGCCAATGCATCCTCCTTGGTTTGTGATAAGATATGTTATCACGAAGCAGAGGGGGAATGCTAGATATTTTCGGTGATCGGCAGGCACCATTTTTCCTCAAAGATATAAGAGGTGTTTAATAGTTGTTGACTTTTTATTATCAACTATGTTAAATATATATTGGAGTCGCAGGAGTTTTTGTAACCAAAAGGTCACAAAGACTTTGAGCTTTGTGGCCTTTTTCCTTAGGGGAAAGGTTATTCTGGGACTTTAGTTTATGAGAAAGGAGGTACCTGAGATGTTAAATGGAACTGTGAAGTGGTTCAATGACTCCAAAGGTTACGGCTTTATCACAGGCGAAGATGGTAACGATGTGTTTGTCCACTATTCTGCCATTCAGGGCCAGGGTGATGGATTTAAGTCCCTTGCCGAAGGTGATACAGTTAGCTTTGATGTTGAAACGGGTCCTAAAGGTCCCAGCGCCATCAATGTAGAGAAGCTGTAATCGACTGTCAAAGTCCCCCTTGCTGAGCAAGGGGGACTTTGACTCTGCCTTTTTTGTCAAACCATCCATGTATTGTCTGATAGTTGTATAATACGACATGTTGACGGCAAGTCCTTTTAAAATACCTTTAGATACGCCCCTCTCCTTCTCCAAACCTAATCACCAATCCATCTATCCATCCCAAAAGTTTTATGCTAAAACAAAGAAG includes the following:
- a CDS encoding cold-shock protein — translated: MLNGTVKWFNDSKGYGFITGEDGNDVFVHYSAIQGQGDGFKSLAEGDTVSFDVETGPKGPSAINVEKL